Proteins encoded together in one Papaver somniferum cultivar HN1 unplaced genomic scaffold, ASM357369v1 unplaced-scaffold_21, whole genome shotgun sequence window:
- the LOC113339563 gene encoding metalloendoproteinase 4-MMP-like, giving the protein MPVTTNILSVNPGPNHTLSEFLDTGRGSDVVGLSELKKYFHRFGYLPATEPNFTDNFDEHFESAVTLYQSKLGLPTTGRLDSATLSQVMSPRCGVPDQNDDHNKLHATKHYSFLKGRPSWNHSIVPLMLNYALSPEHIIGYINISDIRVALERAFSTWSSAIPVDFTETQDYEHANITIGFYYGDHGDGDPFDPTVLEHATGPGPDAHLHFNAALTWAIDFSSEKSKNAYDLESTAVHEIGHLLGLDHSKISQAIRWPYGGAREKHVHLSLDDVNGAQALYGKSPNFKLDSPEGKEVASSDQSSSSFGVTEGLKCFKDSAVDPEQAEAKSLSEGALWASEKGVENLCLEGDLHNVKAINGNLDVIKWTIKNLIMNWVRF; this is encoded by the exons ATGCCAGTCACAACCAATATTTTATCTGTCAACCCAGGTCCGAATCACACACTGAGTGAGTTCTTAGATACCGGTCGAGGTAGTGATGTCGTTGGCTTGTCGGAATTAAAGAAATACTTCCACCGCTTTGGGTACCTACCAGCAACTGAACCGAATTTCACCGATAATTTTGATGAGCACTTTGAATCAGCTGTCACTCTATACCAGTCGAAACTTGGGTTACCTACAACTGGTAGACTCGATTCCGCTACTCTATCTCAAGTTATGTCACCAAGATGCGGTGTGCCTGATCAGAATGATGATCATAACAAGTTACATGCAACTAAACACTACTCGTTTCTGAAGGGCCGGCCGAGTTGGAATCATTCCATCGTGCCATTGATGTTAAATTACGCATTATCGCCGGAACATATCATCGGTTACATTAACATATCAGACATTCGTGTTGCCCTTGAGCGGGCTTTCTCGACGTGGTCCTCAGCTATTCCAGTTGATTTTACAGAAACTCAGGATTACGAGCATGCTAACATCACCATCGGTTTTTACTATGGCGATCATGGGGATGGGGATCCATTTGATCCTACGGTGCTTGAACATGCAACTGGTCCGGGACCAGACGCACATTTACATTTCAACGCAGCGCTTACTTGGGCAATTGATTTCAGTTCAGAGAAATCAAAAAATGCCTATGATTTGGAAAGCACGGCTGTACATGAAATCGGGCATTTGTTAGGGCTGGATCATTCAAAAATTAGCCAAGCAATCAGGTGGCCTTACGGAGGCGCTAGAGAGAAACACGTACACTTGTCTCTGGACGATGTCAATGGTGCTCAAGCTCTCTACGGCAAAAGCCCAAATTTTAAATTAGATTCTCCTGAAGGAAAAGAAGTGGCTAGTAGCGatcagtcttcttcttcttttg GTGTCACAGAAGGACTTAAATGCTTCAAAGACAGCGCAGTAGATCCTGAACAAGCTGAAGCCAAATCTCTTTCGGAAGGTGCTCTATGGGCCAGCGAAAAAGGAGTGGAGAACTTATGCTTGGAAGGAGATCTTCATAATGTCAAGGCTATTAATGGAAATTTAGATGTAATAAAATGGACAATCAAAAACTTAATCATGAACTGGGTAAGGTTTTGA